The genomic region TTCATTAGCATGAATGCCAATAATCGATGAACCTCTTGAATAAATTACATTTTTTTCATCACTGCTTAAATATTTTGAAGGTGCTGGTAAGGCAAAAAGTTCGTCTTCATTTAATCACGTCTTATCTTTTTTAGGACTAGATTTTTCATGAAAATAAAACTCATATCCTGCACTTGAACTAATTGTCATAGCATATTTATGCATAACTTGATATATTGAAGTATATGTATCATCATTTTTTATTGTTAATGCACGTGATCTAATTGCAGTTTTTAAGTCATCAAAGATTTCGCTAGAATTTTTGCTAATTTTTTTATCTACTGTTCTAAAGTTTTCAAACGAAAGTCTTTCAACACCATTAATATTTTTGATTTGAGTATAAAAATCTTGTTTATTTGCATTTATAGAAGCATATGAAATTGTGTTAATAACAGAAGATATATCATTTATGCCAAGTGCATGTAAATTTAGTTTTTGGTCATTTGTATTTTCAAACATATTTTGAATAAGCTCACTAAATGATAATAGTTCCTTAAATGAAGAAAATGTGTGATATCCAATAGTTTCAATTTTGTAGTTGTTAGCAAGTTTATTAATATCGTTTTTAGGGCTTCCTCACAGAGTTTTAATAGTTTCTCTATCATTTAAACTAGCAGCTTTAATTTTATTTACAAATGTTTTAAAATCATTTTCTATTTGTATTCCATTTTTTTCTAAAATTTCAAAAATATAACCCATAATTGGACCATTAATTGTAAGTACATCCGTGCTTTTAAATAAAGGGATAGAAAAAATATTTTTCTGAGTGTTTCTGTTTAGTATTTTTGGTTGATATTTTTGTAAAATCTTATTATTTTTTAGAGAAAATTCAGGATTATCATCTCTAAAATTTAATAACATATCATAGGATGATAAAAGACTAGCAGCAGTGTTAGGCAAAGACACTAAATTATAAAAATTATTACTATTTTTAGATTCTAAGTCATTATGTAGTAAGTCCTGCCCTTGCATATAATTTTCACCAATTGATCTTAATTCAATGGGTACATAATTAGGCATGTTTGCCATAACTTCATTATATTTTTTAATAACATTTTCGATAGCTCTATAATGCAAATGGTCTTTTTCATATGTTGTTCCAAAAACAATTTTATTATCAAATACTTGGTCAAATCTTTTTTGCGAAATATTACAACTTATTACTATTTGAGATAATGGAAAAATAGAAAAAACACACATGAATCTTGCAATTTTAATGTTATGTAATTTTTTAGTTTTCTTTTCCTTACAAATTTTTATATTCATTCTTTAACCTAAATTCAATTTCTTTATATTCGTCTAAGTATAAAGGAATAGCAACATAATTTTCATACTTGTTTGTAATAAATTCAATATCTTCACCTAGTAATTTATCTCAAACTTCACAATTATTTTGTTGCATGTGAATATATGAAATACTATATTTGTCTGATGGATTTTTTTCAATATATCTTTTGAAGTTAAAATCATCTTTCAATTTATTTACTAATGTTGTAATTTTATTATTTTCATTTTCATTGTCTTCATTTTGATTAGTTTGACTTAATAAATACAAAGCATACAAATTAAAGACTATATATCTCTTATAATCTTCAAAATCTTCCATCTCATTTTTATTAAGTTTTAATTCCTTATTTTTTTTAAGTTTATTTTTAATAAAACCTACTAATAATAAGCATAAAAGTATCAAAATTACAACCAGTAAAATGATTCAAATCATTCACATTTTCTACCTAAACTTTCTATTAAAAGTGCATTTTCTAGAACCATAGATGTTCACTTTTTAATAAATTAATTATATAAAAATATATAATTTGATTGTTATGAAAAAAGCCACATTAATTTGTATTAAAAGAAATACGGATTTGAAAGGAAATTTTCATAATTTTTTTGTTTCGAAGTTTACCTTTTAATTTACTAAAAAATAAATAAAACTTAATTAAAAGTAGATAAACATTGACTAATTAAAAAAATTATTAAACAAATTGTGTGAAAAGAAATATTAAGGAGAAAAAACAAAAAAATGAATAAAAGTAAAATTTGAGGAATTGCTTCTTTATTTGCGGCAATGCCAGTTACTTCAATTGCACTATTGGCTTCTAGCTGCCCACCACGTATACCTAATCCAGGGACGGGAGAATTTGCTAATGATAAATATGCAAGTAGTAGATTTGATCAAACCAATGATGGAAAAATCAAACTAGGTGTTACTTTCACTAAAGACAAACCTCAATGAAATGCACTAGCAGGAGCTATTAAAAAATATAATGAAGTTATGAAAGATACTCCTGGATATATGCCAGTTGAATTGGTAAGTATTGGTACTGGTTATTCTGCAGGTACTCAACAAATTCAATCTTGAATAAATAGTAAGGCAAAAAATGAATTACCTAACTTAGTTGCATTATATAATCCAATTGCTGCAACACTTGCTAAAAATGGTATGCTTCTAAACTTTAGAGATAAAGATGAAAGCATTTCAATTAAAAAGGATTCTGTTTCAAATGTCTTTAATAGTGAAATAGAAAATGTTGTAAACGAAGGATTGTGATCAATTCCTGCAATGAAAAGCACTAATGCAGCAGGTATTAATGCACCAGTTTTAAGTTATATTTTAGAAAAAATGGTTGAAAAAGGAATGAAAATTGACTCTTCTTTTCAATCACAATATAACGATATTAAAGAAAAAGGTAAAAATGATAGAGCTAGAGTTCAAACACTATGGGGTAATTTAGTTGCAAATGCTGACCAATTAATTAAAGATAGTGGTATTAAAACCATTAGTGAATCTACATTTACAACTTTTAAAGACTTATTAGCTTTTGCTAAATTAGCTCAACAATTATTTGAAAATGCTGCAAAAACAAATCCTGATGTTCACTTCTTGGGAATTGATGATATTGCGGGAACTTTAAATACTGTTGCTTATTCTTCTATCAATGCAAAATCATCTGATTTTTATGCAACACTAGAAAATAGAGATGGAGATAGAGTTGTTTCTTACAACAATTTAAAATCAGGTGACAAAAATATTAGTAGACAAATGTCTGAAATTTACAATTCATTGAGAGATGCAATGGCTAAAAAATCTGTTGTATTAATGGGTGCTGGTGACTATACATCAAACTATGAAAAAACTCATAACTATGCAATGGGAATTGGATCAACTGCCGGCTATTCATATAACTTTGTTAAAGATGGCCAAACTACTTATAAATTGAACTTGACAAATGGTAATGATAGTTATAGCACAACTATGCATCAAAGAGATGTTAAATTTGACAGTGCAAAAAATGCTGTAACATTTGGTCCTTACAAAAATAAAGTTGTAAAAAGTACTGAAAATAAAGGCAAATATGACTGAAAATTAGAAAATCCAGAAGCTGATACCAAATGAGATGCTGAAATAGAAAAAATTAAATCAGACCCAACCAGTTATAGATTGTTATCATTGGATGTAACTAGCAACGCTGAAGATATTAGTACATTAGATTCAAAATTTAGTGATGTTGCTACTAAGGTTGGTAAGATTGCAACTGACGAAAAAGGCACAAAATTCGACAAAGTTCTTTATACAATTAAGTTAGATAATACTAAAGCAAAAGAAGAATCATTGGATAATAATAGCACATTGGGTGAAAGCGAATTCTTTACTTTGCAAGCACCAACAAAATATACTGTTGATAATAAAAAACATGTTACTTTTGGGCAAGGTCCTTCTTTAATTGGTATTCATGCTAATGATGCTGAAAATAAAGCAACAAAGATGTTTGTAAAATGACTTGTTGAAACTAAAACTAAATATGATTTTGCAAAATCTTATAACAACAAAGGAGTTGCATCAACTGCTACAGTTTCTGAAACTCCTGTAGAACATGTATCAAGAATTGCATCATATATTATTTTTCCTGTTTCAGGTTTTGAAAATAGTCCATTTAGTACACCTAACAAATATATGATGAAAGCATATGAAATGTTTAAGAAGGCAGCAACAGAATCTTCTAGATACACTATTTTTGAAGAACTAGCTGGTGAAAACTCAGACAAATTTAGAGATGCATTCAAATCAACTTTCCAAGCTATTTATAACAAACTTAAAAATGGATCAACTGTAGGCGATTTCCAAACAGAGGTTATAAATAGTTTAATTGCACAAAAAGTGCTTTAATTATGTTTAATTATTTAAGAAATAAAATAAATGTGCTAAAAGTAGCCATTTATTTTTAATGGAGCCAAACAAAAATGATAAAAAAGAAATTATTTTCCTTATTACTACCTCTAACAACATTATCTATACCTCTTAGTTTGATAGCATGTTCTAATAAAAATGATGGAACTGAATATCCTACATATTTTAAAGACACACCTAAAACAACTATTAATAAAATTAAAAATATTTTTTTAGAGCATTTTAAGAATACTAAATTTAATGTTGAATTTTTAGACAAAACAAAAACAAAAGAAAAAAATTGAGATTTCAATGTAAATGATTTAGAAAAATATGCTTTTACAAGTGAAAAATATAGATTTGAACTTGATGGTGTGACATTTAAGCGAAGCGTTATTCAAGATCAAAGAACAGTTCCTTATAATCCAAATGTTACCATTTTAGATTCAAGCAAAGATCTTTCTCAAAATACAAAATTTAAAGATGAAAGAGTATATACATTTAAAGTTTATAAAATACTTTCAAATGGCCAAAAAAAACTTTACTTGGATCTTATTAAAGAAGAAAATCTATTAACTTTAAGTGAACCGATTGATATAACTTTACCAACATTAGATGATTTAAACACCACTCCTAATGCATCAACATATAAACCAATATATGCTGATTGGACAAAAACTGGTTTTGTTGAAGGAACTATAACAGGATGAGCTGATGGAGATACACCTTATTTGAATGTAGATAAGGTTTCTAAAACCTATTTTGAAAATAAAGCTAAATGAATTGAAGCAATTAAAAAAGGTGGAGGGAAGGTTAATACTAAAATTAGATGTTTTGGAATAGACACCCCCGAAAAGAATGTTGGTGGTTCTGATGCACCAATGTTTGAAAATTCATTAGCAAAAAAATCAACTTCATTTAGTCAGACTCTAATCCCTAATGGGACTAGAGTTAGGGTTATTACACAAGGAAAAGAATCATATAATCGTTTGGTTGGTACAATATTTTATGGAGATAAATTTCAATATTCACATTCCGCTGAAATTGTAAGGAATGGATATACACTACCATCGGATCAGGACTCAAATTTTATACCTCATACTGAAACATACTATACTTTTCTAGCAATTGCAAATGCCTTAAAAGAAGCTAAAGAAAACAAAAATGGATTTTTCAAAGTATTTCCTTCTGAAAGATCTATTTCAAGCTATATTTATTTAACAAGGCCAATTGTAAATGCCTGAAAATCATTTGTTGAACCAGGTCCTGGCGACAATTGAGAAAATAGAATTCAAGAATATAAGAATAAGTTATATCCTAACGAAAATGAAAATAAAGATGAACTATCTCCAAAATGAAATAGTAATGAAATTTATGAAAATTTATAAAAAAAGAAAGTAGGAAACAAATGTTTTGAGAGCGAATTAAAAATTGATCAAAAAATCATTTCACAAAATTTAATGAGCAAGACAAAGTTGAATATGAACGCATTGCTAATGAGATGAATGAGGACTATTGGAATAGAAAAGTTTTACCTGCTATAAAACTGAAAAACATTTTTATAGATTTTGGTGAAACTTTAGCAGTTGATGATGTTAGTTTTGAAATTCCCGAAGGTAAATTAGTTACTTTATTAGGTCCTTCGGGTTCTGGCAAAACAACAACTTTAAATGCAATTTCTGGTCTTTTAACAGTTACTAGTGGTAATGTCTATTTTTATGGTAAAGATGTAACTAAGTTATCACCTCAACAAAGAAAATTAGGTTTTGTTTTCCAAAACTATGCTTTATATCCTCATATGAGTGTTTATGACAACATAGCATTTCCTCTAAAAAACGATATTAAATGGCAAGAAAAAGCCATTAGTAAAAGGCTTAATGCAACTAATAACATAAACTATATGTATTTACAAAAAGCAGGTGCAACTAAAGAACAAATTAGAGTTCTTAAAAACAAATGAATTATTTACAATAAAATTCAATGAGAAGTTGAAACTAGATTTTCAAATTATTTAAATACTTTAAAAGAAGATTTAGAAAAAGCAGAAACTGTTTATAAAATGGCAAAAGTGCATTATGAAGCTGAAATAGCTTCTATTTCTAAAATTATTTTAAAAGAATTAAATGCTACAAAAAATCATTTAAAGGACAAACTTGCTGCTGCTAAATTAGATTATGCATTAAGGCTAAAAGTTAATTTTACAAAAGTAGATCCAAATACAAAAATTTCAGATGCTTATGCAAAATTAAAGGCAAATAATTTTGAAGCTTTAAAACATCAAGACATTAAAAAACTTGATACATGCAAATTAGGTTTAGAAAAAACAACTGAAGCATATGATTTACTTACAAGAGAAGATAGAACTGATTTTTCATATACTGAATTAGTAAAATGTGAAAAATTGGAATGCAAACTTAAGAAGATGCAATTATATTACAAATATTTCATCAATATTTTAACCATCAAAGAAAAATACACAAAAGAAATTGCTACTGCAAAGAATGCATATAAGCTAGAAAAAGCTAAATTTATCAACAAATTCAAAGATAATGATACATTAAAGAGATTAAAAAGAAATGTTTCTGTATTATCAACTTATGCTTACAAAGAATTTAAACAATTAGAACAAGAACTTTTCACACAATTTAATATCCCTGAACTAATTAAAAAAGATAAAGAAACTAAATGTGTTGATTTTTCTGATGAAGAACGTAAACAAATTTTGGAATATAGTAAAAACATTATTTCTCTTAAAAAAGCAATTCATAATGAAGTCTTAGAAGTTGCAAATAAAGTTGAAATTTTGCCAATTTTACAAAAGAAACCAACAAGATTATCAGGCGGTCAACAACAACGTGTGGCCATAGCCCGTGCTATTGTTAAAAAACCTAAAATTTTGCTAATGGATGAACCATTATCGAATCTTGATGCCAAATTAAGAATTTCAACTCGCCAATGAATTAGAGAAATTCAAAAATCATTGGGTATTACTACTGTTTTTGTTACTCACGATCAAGAAGAAGCTATGTCAATAAGTGACATAGTTGTTTGTATGTCAACTGCAAAAGTTCAACAAATCGGATCTCCATTAGAACTTTATCAAAAACCTGCAAATCAATTTGTTGCACGTTTTTTAGGTATGCCTGAAATGGGACTTTTACCTGCAACTTATAAGAACAATACTTTAACGGTTTTTGGGCAAAAATTTGCCAATGTAGTTTTAGAAAAGAAAAATGTAGTTGACTTAAATGTTGGAGTGAGAGCTGAAGATTTTATTATCAAAACAAGTTCACAAAAACATAATTTTTCTGGAGATATTATTGCAGTAGAAAATTTCGGAAAAGAAAGTAAGTTAATAGTTTCATTAAACAATGATATTAAACTAAATTTTTTAGTAGATAACAAATATTCATTTAGAAATGGTGAAAAAATATACTTCGATTTGCCAATAGATAGATTACACATTTTTGATGCATTAACTGAAAAAAGGATTGAATATGAACTTTAAAAATAGTTTTTGATCAAGAATTGCAACGAAATTTCCATGACTTACAAAGTTTGCAATTAAAAAGCAATCAGAAAGTAAAGTTGATGGTCTTTCAGAATCTATCGTTGATAAAAGAACACCAGCTTGAAAACCACTGTCTTTATTATTACCAACCTTAATAATAATTGCGATGTTTACAATTTTTCCATTAATTTTAAACATTAAAAATGCATTTTGAGTAAAAACTACTGAAATTACCCAAAATGGTCAAGTGTCAATCACTAGGTTTTCATTTCAAAACTTTAGTGATTTATTAGAACAACCAATGTTTGCTGTTGCTGTTCGTAACTCATTAATGTACGGGCTAATAGTCTTGCCATTTGTTATGGCAATATCATTAACAATTTCTTCACTAATAGCAACTTTATATCGCAAAGTAGCTAAAGGATTTTGACAAACAATATTCTTCTTACCTTATGTTACAAATGCTGTTGCTATCTCACTTGCATTTATTCAAATATTTAGCCCAAATGGTATGTTCAACTCAATATTTGGATTTAATACAGCATGATTAGAAAAAGGTGAAGAAACATCAATGGCACCTTTATTGCCTATGATTATTCAAGGTATTTGACAAGGATTAGCGTTTAATATTTTGATTTTTACAACAGCAATGTTATCTGTTGATAAAAACCTTTACAAATCAGCATCAATTGATGGCGTTGGACCTATAAAACAATTCTTTACCATTACATTACCATCAATTAAATCAACTACAACATTCTTAATTACTATGGGAATTATTGGTGGAATTAAAGTGTTCCCATTAGCATTATTTAATAACAAACCTGATGATGCAATTAAAAATGGTGCTGCATCATTAATGTTATTAGTATATCGTGCAACACAAAGTGGAGATTATCCAGCAGCTGGTGCCGCGGCAATTACCTTATTTATTATTGGAATTATCTTTTCAACAATTATCCGTGGTGGTTTTTCAACAATAATGAAAGCATCTTATAACTTAGGAGAAAGTAATGTTTGGAATAAAATTAAAGATTCAGAAGTGATTATCGAATATCAAGCTAAGAAAAAACAAAGAGCGTACAGCTAATCAAGTTCGTGACACTTCATTTTTCAAAGCTTTCATAACATTATTTGCAAAAATATTGTTGCTTTCATTTTTTGGTTTAATTATTTTATTACCATTCTTCTTCATGATTTTTGTTGCAATGATGCCAGATATTCAATCTGATGCATTAAAGCAAAACTTTTCATTTTTTCCAAAATCATGACACCCAGAAAATTTTGCTGAAGCAATTAGGTCAAGTAAAAGTTCATATTGAGTTGCATTAGGTTTAACTTTAGCCAATGTCTTATTCTCAATTGTTTTAAAAATCTTTATTACAATGTTTGCAGGTTATGCTTTTTCACTTAAAAATTGAAGAGGAAAAAACATTGTTTGAGCGTTATTTATTTCACTTTTAATCTTGCCTGAAGTTGCATTATTATCAGGACAATATTACTTAGTTGTTAGATTTAATGAATGAATGCCAGGTATTAAAGATAACTTCTTTGGAATGGTATTTTTAGTTGCTATTCCATTCGTTGCTTCAATTTTCAATGCATTGATGTTTAGAAATGCATTTGAAGCAATTCCTGGAAGAATTAAAGAAGTTGCAATGGTTGACGGTGCAGTTGGCTGGAGATATTTATTTAAAATTGCAATTCCTATGGTAGTACCTACTATCTTAACAGTTGTAATTTTGACTGCTTTAGCTTCATGAAACTCATATTTATGACCATCGTTAATTTCTGGTGGAGAAGTTAAATATAAGATTATGTCAGTTTGACTATTTGAAGTTGGACGAAAAATTATTGGTACTGAAGAAAGAGTTCAATCAAATATTAAAATGGCCGGTTCTATTATTGCTATTTTGCCTATGTTCATATTCTACTTTATCTTTAGAAAGAAGATTATGGGTTCTATTTCTCGTCAAGGTAGCACAATTAAAGGATAGGAGTGTAGATGAAAAAACTTAATTTAAAATCAAAAATTATTATTTGAGTATTCTTATTACTTCTTGCACTTAGTTTGTTAATAGTATGTTCGATTATTATTTCAAATAGTCAATATATTATTAAATTAAACAATTATGTAAAATTAGAACCTACTATTTTTGTAAAGGCAAAAGCTGAAATTGCACTTTCTATTGGGCTTATATTCTTTTCATTAATTATTATTGGAATGGGATCGTACATTGTTTATGCAGGCATTAAAAGTTGAAATTATAGGGCAACAATATAAAGGAGAAAAATATGATTAAAAAACATTTTATTAAATTACTTATTCCTTTCTCGCTTGTAGCCTCTAGCCCTATTGCAATGATAGCTTGCAATATTACATTAGACCCTTCCATTAAAGAAATAGAAAAACATTTAAAGAACCATAAATTTAGAACAATAGAAAAATTTATCAAAGATAAAAATCAAAATCCAGCAATTGAGGATCAAATTAGAAACTCACAACTAGCTGATTTTATTGCATATAGAGTTAAATTTGGATTTTATCCAACAAATTTATCTAATGATTTAATTAAAGAAAGTTTAAATGCATCAAAAGACTATTCAAAACCTTTAACAAACAATGAACTTAGGGACTTATTTGACTATTATTTTAAAAACACTTCGTTAGGTTACACTTTTTATAAAGGAAACTTACTTCAATTCGAAAACAACGAATTTAAAAATTTAAAAACTTATGCTAGTGAAACTACATTACCTAAAATTGATAAATATTATTTCAATGAATTTCAAAAAATTCAAAATACT from Metamycoplasma salivarium harbors:
- a CDS encoding P68 family surface lipoprotein, translating into MNIKICKEKKTKKLHNIKIARFMCVFSIFPLSQIVISCNISQKRFDQVFDNKIVFGTTYEKDHLHYRAIENVIKKYNEVMANMPNYVPIELRSIGENYMQGQDLLHNDLESKNSNNFYNLVSLPNTAASLLSSYDMLLNFRDDNPEFSLKNNKILQKYQPKILNRNTQKNIFSIPLFKSTDVLTINGPIMGYIFEILEKNGIQIENDFKTFVNKIKAASLNDRETIKTLWGSPKNDINKLANNYKIETIGYHTFSSFKELLSFSELIQNMFENTNDQKLNLHALGINDISSVINTISYASINANKQDFYTQIKNINGVERLSFENFRTVDKKISKNSSEIFDDLKTAIRSRALTIKNDDTYTSIYQVMHKYAMTISSSAGYEFYFHEKSSPKKDKTWLNEDELFALPAPSKYLSSDEKNVIYSRGSSIIGIHANEKEDLGTKLFVKWLTESETKYEFPLTLNGNTTTFETPTEHVSRMSSYVFPINQNVNEIEHHFNSFTKLGNELFKKILTDKNYELLEDIADNRISEFNSKLNAAYVATYNKIKNNEIVKDYQTEIINSLIFNLKNR
- a CDS encoding P68 family surface lipoprotein, with the protein product MNKSKIWGIASLFAAMPVTSIALLASSCPPRIPNPGTGEFANDKYASSRFDQTNDGKIKLGVTFTKDKPQWNALAGAIKKYNEVMKDTPGYMPVELVSIGTGYSAGTQQIQSWINSKAKNELPNLVALYNPIAATLAKNGMLLNFRDKDESISIKKDSVSNVFNSEIENVVNEGLWSIPAMKSTNAAGINAPVLSYILEKMVEKGMKIDSSFQSQYNDIKEKGKNDRARVQTLWGNLVANADQLIKDSGIKTISESTFTTFKDLLAFAKLAQQLFENAAKTNPDVHFLGIDDIAGTLNTVAYSSINAKSSDFYATLENRDGDRVVSYNNLKSGDKNISRQMSEIYNSLRDAMAKKSVVLMGAGDYTSNYEKTHNYAMGIGSTAGYSYNFVKDGQTTYKLNLTNGNDSYSTTMHQRDVKFDSAKNAVTFGPYKNKVVKSTENKGKYDWKLENPEADTKWDAEIEKIKSDPTSYRLLSLDVTSNAEDISTLDSKFSDVATKVGKIATDEKGTKFDKVLYTIKLDNTKAKEESLDNNSTLGESEFFTLQAPTKYTVDNKKHVTFGQGPSLIGIHANDAENKATKMFVKWLVETKTKYDFAKSYNNKGVASTATVSETPVEHVSRIASYIIFPVSGFENSPFSTPNKYMMKAYEMFKKAATESSRYTIFEELAGENSDKFRDAFKSTFQAIYNKLKNGSTVGDFQTEVINSLIAQKVL
- a CDS encoding thermonuclease family protein, producing the protein MIKKKLFSLLLPLTTLSIPLSLIACSNKNDGTEYPTYFKDTPKTTINKIKNIFLEHFKNTKFNVEFLDKTKTKEKNWDFNVNDLEKYAFTSEKYRFELDGVTFKRSVIQDQRTVPYNPNVTILDSSKDLSQNTKFKDERVYTFKVYKILSNGQKKLYLDLIKEENLLTLSEPIDITLPTLDDLNTTPNASTYKPIYADWTKTGFVEGTITGWADGDTPYLNVDKVSKTYFENKAKWIEAIKKGGGKVNTKIRCFGIDTPEKNVGGSDAPMFENSLAKKSTSFSQTLIPNGTRVRVITQGKESYNRLVGTIFYGDKFQYSHSAEIVRNGYTLPSDQDSNFIPHTETYYTFLAIANALKEAKENKNGFFKVFPSERSISSYIYLTRPIVNAWKSFVEPGPGDNWENRIQEYKNKLYPNENENKDELSPKWNSNEIYENL
- a CDS encoding ATP-binding cassette domain-containing protein, with amino-acid sequence MFWERIKNWSKNHFTKFNEQDKVEYERIANEMNEDYWNRKVLPAIKLKNIFIDFGETLAVDDVSFEIPEGKLVTLLGPSGSGKTTTLNAISGLLTVTSGNVYFYGKDVTKLSPQQRKLGFVFQNYALYPHMSVYDNIAFPLKNDIKWQEKAISKRLNATNNINYMYLQKAGATKEQIRVLKNKWIIYNKIQWEVETRFSNYLNTLKEDLEKAETVYKMAKVHYEAEIASISKIILKELNATKNHLKDKLAAAKLDYALRLKVNFTKVDPNTKISDAYAKLKANNFEALKHQDIKKLDTCKLGLEKTTEAYDLLTREDRTDFSYTELVKCEKLECKLKKMQLYYKYFINILTIKEKYTKEIATAKNAYKLEKAKFINKFKDNDTLKRLKRNVSVLSTYAYKEFKQLEQELFTQFNIPELIKKDKETKCVDFSDEERKQILEYSKNIISLKKAIHNEVLEVANKVEILPILQKKPTRLSGGQQQRVAIARAIVKKPKILLMDEPLSNLDAKLRISTRQWIREIQKSLGITTVFVTHDQEEAMSISDIVVCMSTAKVQQIGSPLELYQKPANQFVARFLGMPEMGLLPATYKNNTLTVFGQKFANVVLEKKNVVDLNVGVRAEDFIIKTSSQKHNFSGDIIAVENFGKESKLIVSLNNDIKLNFLVDNKYSFRNGEKIYFDLPIDRLHIFDALTEKRIEYEL
- a CDS encoding carbohydrate ABC transporter permease, yielding MNFKNSFWSRIATKFPWLTKFAIKKQSESKVDGLSESIVDKRTPAWKPLSLLLPTLIIIAMFTIFPLILNIKNAFWVKTTEITQNGQVSITRFSFQNFSDLLEQPMFAVAVRNSLMYGLIVLPFVMAISLTISSLIATLYRKVAKGFWQTIFFLPYVTNAVAISLAFIQIFSPNGMFNSIFGFNTAWLEKGEETSMAPLLPMIIQGIWQGLAFNILIFTTAMLSVDKNLYKSASIDGVGPIKQFFTITLPSIKSTTTFLITMGIIGGIKVFPLALFNNKPDDAIKNGAASLMLLVYRATQSGDYPAAGAAAITLFIIGIIFSTIIRGGFSTIMKASYNLGESNVWNKIKDSEVIIEYQAKKKQRAYS
- a CDS encoding carbohydrate ABC transporter permease, whose translation is MFGIKLKIQKWLSNIKLRKNKERTANQVRDTSFFKAFITLFAKILLLSFFGLIILLPFFFMIFVAMMPDIQSDALKQNFSFFPKSWHPENFAEAIRSSKSSYWVALGLTLANVLFSIVLKIFITMFAGYAFSLKNWRGKNIVWALFISLLILPEVALLSGQYYLVVRFNEWMPGIKDNFFGMVFLVAIPFVASIFNALMFRNAFEAIPGRIKEVAMVDGAVGWRYLFKIAIPMVVPTILTVVILTALASWNSYLWPSLISGGEVKYKIMSVWLFEVGRKIIGTEERVQSNIKMAGSIIAILPMFIFYFIFRKKIMGSISRQGSTIKG